The following coding sequences are from one Buchnera aphidicola (Rhopalosiphum padi) window:
- a CDS encoding glutamine amidotransferase-related protein — ASLINHDGLEMFEGLPQPLPVARYHSLICNKIPKNFIINSYFNDMIMSVRNNLDYVCGFQFHPESILTTSGALLLEKIIDWASSKYK; from the coding sequence CATGACGGTTTAGAGATGTTTGAGGGGCTTCCTCAACCACTACCTGTTGCTCGATACCATTCTTTAATATGTAATAAAATTCCTAAAAATTTTATTATAAATTCTTATTTTAATGATATGATAATGTCTGTCAGAAACAATTTAGATTACGTATGTGGATTTCAATTTCATCCCGAATCTATTTTAACAACATCTGGTGCACTTTTATTAGAAAAAATTATTGATTGGGCCTCTTCAAAATACAAATAG